In one window of Corynebacterium incognita DNA:
- a CDS encoding A/G-specific adenine glycosylase, giving the protein MNSPLSTADIRAILSWFDANERDLPWRRPGTSAWGVLLSEVMSQQTPVARVAPQWEEWMRRWPTPADFAAADKASVLRAWDRLGYPRRALRLHAAAQAIRDEHGGVVPDDVDELLALPGIGDYTARAVACFAFGRNVPVVDTNVRRVHARAVTGVFLQPAASRKELAQVAPLLDAAGARGPRLSAALMELGALVCTAKNPDCGVCPLKASCAWQRAGCPQPSADEAAQAKRRGQKIEGTDRQVRGKIMAVLRAAEAPVAQADIDAIWPDAAQRSRALYSLLEDGLAEQDDDGRFSLPR; this is encoded by the coding sequence ATGAATTCCCCACTGTCTACCGCTGATATCCGCGCAATATTGTCCTGGTTCGATGCCAACGAACGCGATCTCCCCTGGCGACGCCCCGGCACCTCCGCGTGGGGCGTCCTCCTCTCGGAGGTCATGAGCCAACAGACACCAGTGGCGCGCGTGGCGCCGCAGTGGGAGGAGTGGATGCGGCGCTGGCCCACGCCCGCGGACTTCGCGGCGGCGGATAAGGCCAGCGTGCTGCGGGCGTGGGATCGGCTGGGCTACCCGCGGCGCGCGCTGCGTCTGCATGCGGCGGCGCAGGCCATCCGCGACGAACATGGCGGGGTGGTGCCCGACGACGTCGATGAGCTCCTGGCGCTGCCGGGCATCGGCGACTACACGGCGCGAGCGGTGGCGTGCTTCGCCTTCGGCCGCAACGTGCCGGTGGTGGATACGAACGTGCGCCGGGTCCACGCCCGCGCGGTGACGGGCGTGTTCCTGCAGCCTGCGGCGTCACGCAAGGAGCTGGCGCAGGTGGCGCCGCTTCTCGACGCCGCCGGGGCTCGCGGCCCCCGTTTATCCGCGGCGTTGATGGAGCTGGGCGCGCTGGTGTGCACGGCGAAGAACCCAGACTGCGGGGTCTGCCCGCTAAAGGCTTCCTGCGCGTGGCAGCGGGCGGGGTGTCCGCAACCGTCGGCGGACGAGGCGGCGCAGGCGAAGCGGCGGGGGCAGAAAATCGAGGGCACGGACCGGCAGGTGCGCGGCAAGATCATGGCGGTGCTGCGCGCGGCGGAGGCACCGGTGGCCCAGGCCGACATCGACGCGATATGGCCCGACGCCGCGCAGCGCTCCCGAGCGCTGTACTCCCTGCTCGAGGATGGCCTCGCGGAGCAGGACGACGACGGGCGCTTCAGCCTGCCGCGGTGA
- a CDS encoding lipase family protein, whose product MNFSASLIRSLLATLTILAVVVGLAPVAAAASAGTAGTVPGTVLGSRPASHLVEYGSSGNRVRATKFRYLSTTQHGDAAQVTGMLFEPSVPWRGRGERPTVIMAPGTRGAGDTCAPSRSHFLIGSFERGHLNANYEYGTQVPFVEHGVRVIVTDYIGLGTPGHHTYVNNIESAHAVLDAARAGLKLAGAGADAPVGFFGYSQGGGSAAAAAEHAATYAPDLNVKGTYAGAPVADLSAVMHAVDGGDIAHVMGYGINGFASRDAEFRAEIFRNLNARGKRFLRSAAFACVGDSIATWGFTDSRSLTKTGESFGDLMDRNDGLRRVLREQKLGYRRLNAPMLIGATPTDQTVPYRQARQLGQRHCAAGENITFLPVHTGGPVRKTAANHATGYLLSAPQGVDFLLDRFNGKAAHSNCARLLG is encoded by the coding sequence GTGAACTTTTCTGCATCTCTGATTCGCTCTCTCTTGGCAACACTGACGATCCTCGCCGTGGTGGTGGGTCTGGCGCCGGTTGCCGCCGCGGCGTCGGCGGGCACGGCGGGCACAGTGCCGGGGACCGTGCTGGGTTCGCGCCCGGCTAGCCACCTGGTGGAGTACGGTTCCAGCGGCAACCGCGTGCGGGCCACAAAGTTCCGCTATCTGTCCACCACGCAACACGGCGACGCGGCACAAGTGACCGGAATGCTGTTCGAGCCGTCCGTTCCGTGGCGCGGGCGCGGCGAGCGCCCCACCGTCATCATGGCGCCGGGGACGCGCGGGGCGGGCGACACGTGCGCGCCGTCGCGATCGCACTTCCTCATCGGCAGCTTCGAGCGCGGGCACCTCAATGCCAACTACGAATACGGCACGCAGGTGCCATTCGTGGAGCACGGCGTGCGGGTGATTGTCACCGACTACATCGGGCTGGGCACGCCGGGGCACCACACGTACGTCAACAACATTGAGTCCGCGCACGCGGTGCTGGATGCGGCGCGGGCGGGCCTCAAGCTGGCGGGCGCGGGTGCCGATGCGCCGGTGGGCTTCTTCGGCTACTCGCAGGGCGGCGGTTCCGCGGCGGCGGCAGCCGAACACGCCGCGACCTACGCGCCGGACCTCAACGTCAAGGGCACCTACGCGGGCGCCCCAGTGGCCGACCTCTCCGCGGTGATGCACGCGGTGGACGGCGGCGACATCGCCCACGTCATGGGCTACGGGATTAACGGCTTCGCGTCGCGCGATGCGGAATTCCGCGCGGAGATTTTCCGCAACCTCAACGCGCGCGGTAAACGCTTTCTGCGTTCGGCGGCGTTCGCGTGCGTGGGCGACTCGATTGCGACGTGGGGCTTTACGGATTCGCGCTCGCTGACTAAGACGGGCGAGTCCTTCGGCGACCTGATGGACCGCAACGACGGCCTGCGCCGCGTGCTGCGCGAGCAGAAGCTGGGGTATCGCCGGCTCAACGCGCCGATGCTCATTGGCGCGACACCGACGGACCAGACGGTCCCCTACCGCCAGGCGCGCCAGCTGGGCCAGCGCCACTGTGCGGCGGGTGAGAACATCACGTTCCTGCCCGTGCACACCGGCGGCCCGGTGCGCAAGACCGCGGCCAACCACGCCACCGGCTACCTGCTCTCCGCACCGCAGGGCGTGGACTTCCTCCTAGACCGCTTCAACGGCAAAGCCGCGCACAGTAACTGCGCGCGGCTGCTGGGTTAG
- a CDS encoding carbonic anhydrase codes for MTSIDSATTPQHVWDALKEGNARFAADNPQRPNTDTQRRSLLVEGQDPRVVVLSCSDSRVPAELVFDLGLGDAFVIRTAGQVLDNAVLASVEFAVENLGASLLVVMGHESCGAVKATAGVLGGADVPQGYQRTIVEQVALSTKLAQRAGSAESADVEREHVVQIVELLRARSPKLQEKLADGSMGIVGLRYLLGDGKVEEIVLDGVA; via the coding sequence ATGACTTCTATTGATTCCGCAACTACACCACAGCACGTTTGGGACGCGTTGAAGGAAGGCAACGCCCGCTTCGCCGCGGACAACCCGCAGCGCCCCAACACCGATACCCAGCGCCGCAGCCTGCTCGTCGAGGGCCAGGACCCGCGCGTGGTGGTGCTGTCGTGCTCGGATTCGCGGGTGCCGGCGGAGCTCGTGTTTGACCTCGGGCTTGGCGATGCCTTCGTGATCCGCACCGCCGGTCAGGTGCTGGACAATGCGGTGCTGGCGTCGGTGGAATTCGCGGTGGAGAACTTAGGCGCCAGCCTGCTCGTGGTCATGGGCCACGAGTCCTGCGGCGCGGTGAAGGCCACCGCTGGCGTGCTCGGCGGCGCGGACGTGCCGCAGGGCTACCAGCGCACCATCGTGGAGCAGGTGGCGCTGTCTACGAAGCTGGCGCAGCGCGCGGGAAGCGCGGAAAGCGCGGACGTCGAGCGCGAGCACGTGGTGCAGATCGTGGAGCTGTTGCGGGCCCGCTCGCCGAAGCTGCAGGAAAAGCTTGCCGACGGCTCGATGGGCATCGTCGGCCTGCGCTACCTGCTCGGCGACGGCAAAGTAGAAGAGATCGTCCTGGATGGCGTGGCCTAG
- a CDS encoding ATP-dependent Clp protease ATP-binding subunit translates to MFERFTDRARRVIVLAQEEARMLNHNYIGTEHILLGLISEGEGVAAKALESMGIQLEDVRREVEEIIGHGNQPPTGHIPFTPRAKKVLELSLREGLQMGHKYIGTEFLLLGLIREGEGVAAQVLTKLGADLPRVRQTVIQLLSGYEGNQEEGGNGMAGAGPVGAGAASAGSLGRSMSGNQNQGGDRSNSLVLDQFGRNLTKAAKEGKLDPVVGRASEIERIMQVLSRRTKNNPVLIGEPGVGKTAVVEGLALDIVNGKVPETLKDKQVYSLDLGSLIAGSRYRGDFEERLKKVLKEINQRGDIILFIDEIHSLVGAGAAEGAIDAASLLKPKLARGELQTIGATTLEEYRKHIEKDAALERRFQPVQVGEPSLEDTVEILKGLRDRYEAHHRVSYTDEALRAAASLSDRYINDRFLPDKAVDLLDEAGARMRIKRMTAPKGLQEVDDRIAALRAEKEAAIDAQDFEKAADLREQERQLTEERSEKEQEWRSGDLQDIAEVGEDQIAEVLAHWTGIPVFKLTESETSRLLNMEDVLHKRIIGQDEAVKSVSRAIRRTRAGLKDPKRPSGSFIFAGPSGVGKTELSKALAEFLFGDEDSLISIDMGEFHDRFTASRLFGAPPGYVGHEDGGQLTEKVRRKPFSVVLFDEIEKAHKEIYNTLLQVLEEGRLTDGQGRVVDFKNTVLIFTSNLGTQDISKAVGLGFTSDNETDSTAQYERMKNKVNDELKKHFRPEFLNRIDDVVVFHQLTREDIVKMVDLLIARTDKQLAEKDMGIELTEKARNLLAQRGFDPVLGARPLRRTIQREIEDTLSEKILFGELGAGEIVTVDVEGWDGESKDDKGATFTFTPRPRPLPQDTFGTDGDTETRDSDGESDQVLVPGGSVQKDIVGPGSSKPEGGAATE, encoded by the coding sequence CCGCCAAGGCCCTGGAGTCCATGGGCATCCAGCTCGAGGACGTCCGCCGCGAGGTGGAAGAGATTATCGGCCACGGCAACCAGCCGCCGACGGGCCACATCCCGTTCACCCCGCGCGCCAAGAAGGTCTTGGAGCTCTCCCTGCGCGAGGGTCTGCAGATGGGCCACAAGTACATCGGTACTGAGTTCCTGCTGCTCGGCCTCATCCGCGAGGGCGAGGGCGTAGCCGCACAGGTCCTGACCAAGCTCGGCGCTGACCTGCCGCGCGTGCGGCAGACCGTTATTCAGCTGCTGTCCGGTTACGAGGGTAACCAGGAAGAGGGCGGGAACGGCATGGCTGGCGCAGGCCCGGTGGGGGCAGGCGCGGCGTCGGCAGGCTCCCTGGGGCGCTCCATGTCCGGCAACCAGAACCAGGGCGGGGACCGCTCCAACTCGCTGGTGCTGGACCAGTTCGGCCGCAACCTGACCAAGGCGGCGAAGGAAGGCAAGCTGGACCCCGTGGTGGGCCGCGCTTCCGAAATTGAGCGCATCATGCAGGTGCTCTCGCGCCGCACCAAGAACAACCCGGTGCTCATCGGTGAACCTGGCGTGGGTAAGACCGCCGTGGTCGAGGGCCTCGCCCTGGACATTGTCAACGGCAAGGTCCCAGAGACCCTGAAGGACAAGCAGGTGTACTCCCTGGACCTGGGTTCCCTTATCGCCGGCTCCCGCTACCGCGGTGACTTCGAGGAGCGACTGAAGAAGGTCCTCAAGGAAATTAACCAGCGCGGCGACATCATCTTGTTCATCGACGAGATTCACTCCCTCGTAGGCGCCGGCGCGGCCGAGGGGGCCATCGACGCTGCCAGCTTGCTCAAGCCGAAGCTGGCCCGCGGCGAGCTGCAGACCATCGGCGCGACCACGCTCGAGGAGTACCGCAAGCACATCGAGAAGGACGCTGCCCTGGAGCGCCGCTTCCAGCCGGTGCAGGTGGGCGAGCCTTCCCTCGAGGACACCGTGGAGATCCTCAAGGGCCTGCGCGACCGCTACGAGGCGCACCACCGCGTCTCCTACACCGACGAGGCGCTGCGCGCCGCCGCCAGCCTGTCGGACCGCTACATTAATGACCGCTTCCTGCCGGACAAGGCCGTCGACCTGCTCGACGAGGCCGGCGCTCGCATGCGCATCAAGCGCATGACCGCGCCGAAGGGCCTGCAGGAGGTCGACGACCGCATCGCTGCCCTGCGCGCCGAGAAGGAAGCGGCCATCGACGCCCAGGACTTCGAGAAGGCAGCCGACCTGCGCGAGCAGGAGCGCCAGCTCACCGAGGAGCGCTCCGAGAAGGAACAGGAGTGGCGCTCCGGCGACCTCCAGGACATCGCCGAGGTGGGCGAGGACCAGATCGCCGAGGTGCTCGCACACTGGACCGGCATCCCGGTCTTCAAGCTCACCGAGTCCGAGACCTCGCGCCTGCTCAACATGGAAGACGTACTGCATAAGCGCATCATCGGCCAGGACGAGGCGGTCAAGTCCGTCTCCCGTGCTATCCGACGCACCCGCGCCGGCCTCAAGGACCCGAAGCGCCCGTCCGGTTCCTTCATCTTCGCCGGCCCGTCCGGTGTGGGTAAGACGGAGCTGTCCAAGGCGCTCGCAGAGTTCCTGTTCGGCGACGAGGACTCCCTGATTTCCATCGACATGGGCGAGTTCCACGATCGCTTTACCGCCTCCCGTCTCTTCGGTGCCCCTCCGGGCTACGTCGGCCACGAGGATGGTGGCCAGCTCACCGAGAAGGTGCGCCGCAAGCCGTTCTCCGTGGTGCTCTTCGACGAGATTGAGAAGGCTCACAAGGAGATTTACAACACCCTGCTCCAGGTGCTGGAGGAAGGCCGCTTGACCGACGGCCAGGGCCGCGTGGTGGACTTCAAGAACACCGTGCTCATCTTCACCTCCAACCTGGGCACCCAGGACATCTCCAAGGCCGTGGGCCTGGGCTTCACCTCGGACAACGAGACGGATTCCACTGCGCAGTACGAGCGGATGAAGAACAAGGTCAACGACGAGCTGAAGAAGCACTTCCGCCCCGAGTTCCTCAACCGTATCGACGACGTGGTGGTCTTCCACCAGCTCACTCGCGAGGACATCGTCAAGATGGTGGACCTGCTCATCGCGCGCACCGACAAGCAGCTGGCCGAGAAGGATATGGGCATCGAGCTCACCGAGAAGGCCCGCAACCTGCTGGCGCAGCGCGGCTTTGACCCGGTGCTCGGCGCGCGTCCGCTGCGTCGTACCATTCAGCGCGAAATCGAGGACACCCTGTCGGAGAAGATCCTCTTCGGCGAGTTGGGTGCCGGCGAAATCGTGACGGTGGACGTCGAGGGCTGGGACGGCGAGTCCAAGGACGACAAGGGCGCGACCTTCACGTTCACCCCGCGTCCGCGCCCGCTGCCGCAGGACACCTTCGGCACCGACGGCGATACCGAGACCCGCGACTCCGACGGCGAGTCCGATCAGGTGCTCGTCCCCGGCGGTTCCGTGCAGAAGGACATCGTGGGCCCCGGCTCCTCCAAGCCTGAGGGTGGCGCCGCCACCGAGTAG
- a CDS encoding DUF4236 domain-containing protein — protein MGLYFRKRQKMGKNSWINLSGSGASGSTKIGPVTINSRGGYYVNLPGGLNFRGRWR, from the coding sequence ATGGGTCTGTATTTTCGCAAACGACAAAAAATGGGCAAGAACAGCTGGATCAACCTCTCCGGTTCCGGAGCGTCCGGCTCCACCAAAATTGGTCCCGTGACCATCAACAGCCGCGGCGGCTACTACGTCAACCTGCCAGGTGGCCTCAATTTTCGGGGGCGGTGGCGCTAA